The following coding sequences lie in one Apium graveolens cultivar Ventura chromosome 1, ASM990537v1, whole genome shotgun sequence genomic window:
- the LOC141706667 gene encoding cytochrome P450 704C1-like, with protein sequence MAVKLIHNASRLITTLQCMLVQENLIIFSGKSISSKEYYPVAGTIYGLAFHWDRLHDYLGEVVKRHGTFRLLVANHSEIYTTDVRVIEHILKTNFENYPKGQLNHDIEAELLGQGIFSVIGAKWRQQRKLASHEFSTRVLRDFSCNVFRKKAAYVVSTVSEFSTANKTFDVHSLLMKFTSDSIFKVGFGVDLGSLEGSSKAM encoded by the exons ATGGCTGTGAAACTGATTCATAATGCAAGTCGTCTAATCACTACGTTGCAATGCATGTTGGTCCAAGAGAATCTAAT AATATTTTCCGGAAAATCAATCAGTAGTAAGGAATACTACCCAGTGGCTGGAACCATATACGGGTTGGCATTCCACTGGGACAGGCTGCATGACTACCTAGGTGAAGTTGTTAAACGACATGGTACTTTCCGCCTTCTTGTTGCAAATCACTCGGAAATATACACTACAGATGTTCGAGTCATTGAACACATACTAAAAACCAATTTCGAAAATTACCCGAAAGGTCAGCTTAATCATGATATAGAAGCAGAACTGCTCGGCCAGGGGATCTTCTCTGTCATTGGTGCCAAGTGGCGCCAACAAAGAAAACTTGCAAGTCATGAGTTCTCAACAAGGGTATTGAGAGACTTCAGCTGTAATGTATTCAGAAAAAAGGCAGCTTATGTAGTTAGCACAGTTTCTGAATTTTCGACTGCAAACAAAACCTTTGATGTACAT AGTTTGTTAATGAAATTTACTTCAGATTCAATATTCAAAGTTGGGTTTGGAGTAGATTTAGGAAGCTTGGAAGGATCATCAAAAGCTATGTGA